From a single Aspergillus puulaauensis MK2 DNA, chromosome 2, nearly complete sequence genomic region:
- a CDS encoding copper fist DNA-binding domain-containing protein (COG:L;~EggNog:ENOG410PMII;~InterPro:IPR036395,IPR001083;~PFAM:PF00649;~go_component: GO:0005634 - nucleus [Evidence IEA];~go_function: GO:0003677 - DNA binding [Evidence IEA];~go_function: GO:0003700 - DNA-binding transcription factor activity [Evidence IEA];~go_function: GO:0005507 - copper ion binding [Evidence IEA];~go_process: GO:0006355 - regulation of transcription, DNA-templated [Evidence IEA]): MLIDGEKWACEACVRGHRVSSCHHSDRPLTHINKKGRPVSQCPHCRGLRKSRTTHTKCECGDKKKTSHKNDLDPHSAEKLDLKQDSHSRCGCIHGQRCTCALKKEPHLDTVPETSVPLPVAPLSEPPRKPQLTSTKSESTLTVFRDGHHKPAHKHNDMAHKCGLPYTIPRSHTIHGPPDAARRSVDHLPLTQQSVMSETIAGQPQERPRSIYGFHRRVKSEHGSPENEPVAPSGDVPTSVPPLDLSSLFSHSQPMEEPNGGGVPAPIPMSMPKTSLDPIDTSGIPYSLQFSTFPTTTASPVSALQCQEPFFTSPDNDLTFCSAGLNAPPVDWSGVPLSSAMPTTSTQPPSYASFDYSSMGQGIPPPSSSGDISELDEFAPLPNLGGAGNDPHDLNSVSEGSDIDHFRISSASSFVSLPQAQMLSSTNLESINIDDFLKSANESTAVLEQQLQVSMGLEPKGPPAQGVYAMPDEQIFEKSMASPDPTLPMTAAAPEPLWSSTLFDPNSTPMDDNNFFAPPWVQ; this comes from the exons ATGCTTATTGATGGCGAGAAGTGGGCTTGTGAAGCTTGCGTCCGGGGTCACCGCGTTAGCAGCTGTCACCACAGTG ACCGCCCGTTGACCCATATTAACAAGAAAGGCCGACCAGTCTCCCAATGTCCTCACTGTCGCGGCCTACGCAAGTCACGGACAACCCACACAAAGTGCGAGTGTggtgacaagaagaagactAGCCACAAAAATGACCTAGATCCCCATTCTGCTGAGAAGTTGGATCTGAAGC AGGACTCTCATTCAAGATGTGGCTGCATTCATGGACAGCGCTGCACCTGTGCTCTGAAGAAGGAACCCCATTTGGATACCGTGCCCGAGACCAGTGTCCCACTACCAGTTGCTCCTCTATCGGAGCCACCTAGGAAACCCCAGTTGACGTCGACTAAGTCGGAGAGCACGCTCACCGTATTCCGCGATGGTCACCACAAGCCTGCTCATAAACACAATGACATGGCTCACAAATGCGGTTTACCCTACACGATCCCCCGGTCTCACACTATCCATGGCCCGCCCGACGCTGCTCGTCGCTCGGTAGATCATTTACCTTTGACTCAACAATCCGTCATGAGCGAAACGATCGCTGGTCAACCTCAAGAACGGCCACGCAGTATCTACGGATTTCATCGTCGTGTCAAGTCCGAGCATGGGTCTCCAGAAAATGAGCCTGTTGCTCCGTCAGGAGATGTTCCAACATCTGTCCCCCCACTCGACCTTTCGTCGCTAttttctcattctcaaccgATGGAGGAGCCCAATGGTGGTGGGGTTCCTGCACCGATTCCGATGTCCATGCCAAAGACTTCTCTAGACCCAATCGACACAAGTGGGATTCCTTACAGCTTGCAGTTCTCCACGTTTCCCACGACGACTGCTTCCCCTGTCAGTGCCTTGCAATGTCAGGAGCCATTCTTCACGTCTCCGGATAATGACCTAACGTTTTGTTCTGCTGGACTCAACGCCCCGCCCGTTGACTGGTCTGGTGTCCCGCTCTCATCGGCCATGCCGACTACAAGCACCCAGCCTCCCTCTTACGCTAGCTTCGACTACAGTTCTATGGGTCAAGGTATTCCTccaccatcatcgtcggGAGATATCTCAGAATTGGATGAATTCGCACCACTTCCGAACCTCGGGGGCGCTGGCAATGACCCGCATGACCTCAATAGCGTGAGCGAAGGTTCGGACATTGATCATTTCCGGATCAGCTCCGCCTCGTCATTCGTCAGCCTTCCCCAAGCGCAGATGCTGTCGTCGACCAACTTGGAGTCCATTAATATTGACGATTTCCTCAAATCCGCCAACGAGTCGACTGCTGTGTTAGAGCAACAGTTGCAAGTCAGCATGGGCTTGGAACCCAAAGGCCCTCCTGCCCAGGGTGTTTATGCCATGCCGGACGAGCAGATTTTCGAAAAGTCCATGGCCAGCCCAGACCCCACATTGCCGATGACAGCTGCTGCACCAGAGCCGCTCTGGTCGTCAACGCTGTTTGATCCTAACTCTACGCCTATGGATGACAACAATTTCTTCGCGCCACCATGGGTTCAATAG
- a CDS encoding putative plasma membrane antiporter (COG:P;~EggNog:ENOG410PJQZ;~InterPro:IPR006153;~PFAM:PF00999;~TransMembrane:11 (o12-30i37-56o76-96i108-131o137-158i179-200o246-264i276-295o362-380i400-420o446-469i);~go_component: GO:0016021 - integral component of membrane [Evidence IEA];~go_function: GO:0015299 - solute:proton antiporter activity [Evidence IEA];~go_process: GO:0006812 - cation transport [Evidence IEA];~go_process: GO:0055085 - transmembrane transport [Evidence IEA]), producing MLHPVLDLSDLNVILVVSSFYAIATGFISLKVKQKWYLGEALPAFVTGIVFGPFGANLVRVPHTGGRQTENTTNQITYSLTRLVIGIQLVKVGYELPKKYLKRRFKEMTICLLPLMAIGWVATSACIKLMIPHISFLAALIIGSCVTCTDPILSQAIAKGPFADNYVRRHLREFISSEAGANDGFGFPFLLLGVSLLRYADTPTNAIVLEEFDLAKGEPDLLGATDVGRFGGGAGTALKHWFVEGFLYMIVLGTVYGAVVGFVCRKLLDVSTKKKWIDPGSFTLLPALLGTFIVGSCGCFGSDETLACFIAGSMLNWDGLFSAELQARHDSFNSSLETLLNYATLGYLGAVMPWKEFHMPETTGVTIPRLLGLGMLVLVFRRIPAIMAGYRFMPEICSDWTEALFMGHFGPIGVGSIAYVEYARRLFPEDDSDTEINALTNAMRPAVYWLVLFSIIVHGLSVPFLYMLYKAWDVPRVYDHPVQVVLLSENEPLPNNSTADPQRHSVLVNNRFAEPSSSTEDSDEEKELRERRESTERIRPRSARTSSSNSLEMSVSRQSTRLSREADTRNIV from the exons ATGCTGCATCCGGTCCTTGATCTTAGCGACCTCAATGTTATACTCGTGGTGTCAA GCTTCTACGCCATCGCTACTGGTTTTATATCCTTGAAGGTCAAGCAAAAGTGGTATCTCGGCGAAGCCT TGCCGGCCTTTGTCACCGGTATTGTTTTTGGGCCATTCGGCGCGAACCTCGTAAGGGTTCCTCATACAGGAGGAAGGCAGACCGAGAATACGACAAACCAAATCACCTAT TCATTGACCCGACTTGTGATCGGGATACAGTTAGTGAAGGTTGGATATGAATTGCCAAAAAAATATTTGAAACGCCGCTTCAAGGAAATGACAATCTGTTTACTACCCTTGATGGCCATAGGGTGGGTTGCAACGTCCGCGTGCATCAAGTTAATGATTCCACATATCTCGTTT CTCGCAGCTTTGATTATAGGCTCCTGCGTGACTTGTACTGATCCCATTCTCTCCCAAGCCATCGCCAAAGGCCCATTTGCTGATAATTATGTTCGCCGACACCTCCGGGAGTTCATCTCGTCTGAAGCCGGCGCGAATGacggcttcggcttccctTTCTTATTGCTCGGTGTATCACTTCTTCGGTATGCTGATACACCCACGAACGCTATCGTACTAGAAGAATTTGACCTTGCGAAAGGGGAGCCGGATCTCCTCGGTGCAACTGACGTCGGCCGTTTTGGTGGCGGCGCAGGTACCGCTCTGAAGCATTGGTTTGTTGAAGGGTTTTTATACATGATTGTTTTAGGCACTGTCTATGGGGCAGTTGTCGGCTTTGTTTGCCGAAAACTCCTCGACGTGTCTACGAAAAA GAAGTGGATCGATCCAGGGAGCTTCACCTTGCTTCCCGCATTACTAGGTACATTTATTGTCGGTTCATGCGGCTGTTTTGGCTCCGATGAGACTCTAGCATGTTTTATCGCGGGTAGTATGTTGAATTGGGACGGTCTGTTTAGTGCAGAGCTTCAAGCGCGGCATGATTCGTTCAATTCGTCCCTCGAAACTCTTCTCAACTACGCAACCCTTGGATATCTTGGTGCGGTAATGCCGTGGAAAGAGTTCCATATGCCCGAAACCACCGGTGTAACTATTCCACGTCTTCTAGGGTTGGGAAtgttggtgctggtattTCGACGCATCCCGGCAATCATGGCAGGATATCGATTCATGCCGGAAATATGTAGTGACTGGACGGAAGCCCTATTTATGGGGCATTTTGGACCAATCG GGGTTGGTTCGATTGCATATGTAGAGTATGCTCGACGACTATTCCCTGAAGACGATAGCGACACAGAAATAAATGCCCTAACAAACGCCATGAGACCAG CTGTATACTGGCTAGTTTTGTTTTCGATCATTGTGCACGGCTTATCTGTCCCATTCCTTTACATGCTCTATAAAGCCTGGGATGTTCCGAGGGTCTACGACCACCCTGTGCAAGTAGTTCTTTTGTCTGAAAACGAACCCTTGCCGAACAACAGCACGGCTGACCCACAGCGACACTCTGTGTTGGTAAACAACCGGTTCGCAGAGCCAAGCAGCTCTACCGAGGACTCGGACGAGGAAAAAGAGTTAAGGGAACGTCGAGAGTCCACCGAGAGGATACGGCCGCGGAGCGCGCgcacctcgtcctcgaatAGTCTAGAAATGTCGGTGTCCCGTCAATCAACCCGCCTAAGCCGTGAAGCGGATACAAGGAACATCGTATGA
- the PEX11_1 gene encoding PEX11 family protein (BUSCO:EOG0926436T;~COG:U;~EggNog:ENOG410PJZK;~InterPro:IPR008733;~PFAM:PF05648;~TransMembrane:1 (o141-159i);~go_component: GO:0005779 - integral component of peroxisomal membrane [Evidence IEA];~go_process: GO:0016559 - peroxisome fission [Evidence IEA]) yields the protein MVADALVYHPALAHYLRFVATTVGRDKLLRTLQYFSRFYAWYLYRTNQPETAIAPYNAVKKQFGTTRKILRVGKFIEHLKAAALAADNKGPIDPVLRYLAIGRQLGYAGYLTLDTVSVVDAIGFRKIDGVKRLQESAYRSWFSGLVCSVIASVYTLYRLSEKQKTLDLKEGEGVVEAKKLEKYVPLASRFGINKKTNDVKRRESSAARIQLFSDLSDLVIPASAIGLANFDDGFVGIAGTTSSLIGLWSQWRKTA from the exons ATGGTCGCAGACGCTCTGGTTTACCACCCTGCCCTGGCGCACTATCTGCGCTTTGTGGCCACAACAG TCGGCCGTGACAAGCTCCTCCGTACCCTGCAATACTTCTCCCGCTTCTATGCCTGGTATCTGTACCGCACAAACCAGCCCGAAACCGCGATCGCCCCATACAACGCAGTCAAGAAACAGTTCGGAACAACACGAAAAATCCTCAGGGTCGGAAAGTTCATCGAACACCTcaaggctgctgctcttgcgGCCGATAACAAGGGCCCCATCGACCCTGTTCTGCGCTATCTGGCTATTGGTCGCCAGCTCGGATATGCTGGTTACCTGACTCTCGACACAGTGagtgttgttgatgctaTCGGGTTCCGGAAAATCGATGGTGTTAAGCGCCTTCAAGAGTCGGCTTATCGCTCCTGGTTCTCGGGGCTGGTCTGCAGCGTGATTGCAAGTGTTTACACCTTATACAGGCTcagcgagaagcagaagacccTGGATCTgaaggaaggcgaaggagttgtagaggcgaagaagctcgagaagTATGTACCTTTAGCATCAAGATTTGGGATCAACAAGAAGACTAACGATGTAAAACGCAGGGAAAGCTCCGCTGCCCGCATTCAGCTCTTTTCGGATCTCTCCGACTTGGTGATCCCAGCCTCCGCCATTGGTCTTGCAAACTTCGACGATGGATTTGTCGGTATCGCAGGTACAACCAGCAGTTTGATTGGCTTGTGGAGCCAGTGGCGAAAGACCGCTTAA
- a CDS encoding putative alanine aminotransferase (COG:E;~EggNog:ENOG410PGK7;~InterPro:IPR004839,IPR015424,IPR015421,IPR015422;~PFAM:PF00155;~go_function: GO:0003824 - catalytic activity [Evidence IEA];~go_function: GO:0030170 - pyridoxal phosphate binding [Evidence IEA];~go_process: GO:0009058 - biosynthetic process [Evidence IEA]), which yields MAWQGRASHMRTSLRRAAISRPSDIWFARGQSVISQPRSFSRITLAAGRSNVLSDFTMTKTPVIPSASQRALSTAAIRCLTPDNINSNVKAAKYAVRGELAVKAEEYRVNLGQGDKSLPFDSVIFANIGNPQQLDQKPITFFRQVLSLLENPLLLKNKDALRTSFGYQDDVIERAEKLLAEVQSVGAYSHSQGAPLIRESVAKFIEERDGFPADPQSLFLTGGASSGVNTLLNVICNGPDAGVLVPIPQYPLYTATLSLLNARCVPYHLEEQKAWGTDIGTIKKSLEQAKAAGTDVRAIVVINPGNPTGASLSPDDIKSVLDIAAEEKLVVIADEVYQTNVFIGEFTSFKKRLRELQQEVSGKYDNVELVSLHSVSKGMVGECGHRGGFFELVGFDPLVTAQIYKFISIMLCPPVIGQCLVELMVNPPKEGEPSHALYQKEYNGIRDGLRQRAFALYEAFQRMEGVECQEPQGAMYLFPTITLPPKAIEAAAAENRAADEFYCLRLLDATGVCVVPGSGFGQKENTLHFRTTFLAPGTDWVERIVKFHSEFMATYK from the exons ATGGCCTGGCAAGGAAGGGCATCCCATATGCGGACGTCGCTGCGGCGGGCAGCGATTTCCCGGCCGAGTGATATTTGGTTCGCGCGGGGACAGAGTGTTATCTCTCAGCCTCGTTCGTTCTCTAGAATAACGTTAGCCGCGGGAAGATCGAATGTGCTGTCGG ACTTCACGATGACCAAAACGCCCGTAATTCCCAGTGCTTCACAGCGTGCTCTGTCAACAGCCGCCATCCGTTGCTTGACCCCGGACAACATCAACTCCAACGTCAAGGCCGCCAAGTATGCCGTTCGTGGTGAACTCGCCGTCAAAGCGGAGGAATACCGGGTGAATCTGGGACAGGGAGACAAATCACTGCCGTTCGACAGTGTCATTTTCGCCAACATTGGCAACCCGCAGCAGCTCGACCAAAAGCCCATCACTTTCTTCCGTCAAGTCCTCAGTCTTCTCGAAAACCCGTTGCTACTGAAGAACAAGGACGCCCTTCGTACGTCCTTCGGCTACCAGGATGATGTTATTGAGCGGGCCGAGAAGCTTCTTGCCGAAGTCCAGAGCGTGGGCGCATACAGTCACAGCCAGGGTGCCCCGCTTATCCGTGAGAGTGTGGCCAAATTCATCGAAGAGCGCGATGGATTCCCTGCCGACCCTCAATCACTCTTCCTCACCGGTGGTGCCTCGTCTGGAGTCAATACCCTCCTGAACGTTATTTGCAACGGCCCGGATGCTGGCGTTCTTGTCCCGATTCCCCAATACCCTCTGTACACCGCCACCCTATCTCTCTTGAATGCGCGGTGTGTACCTTACCACTTGGAAGAGCAGAAGGCTTGGGGTACCGACATTGGTACCATCAAGAAATCTTTAGAGCAGGCCAAGGCTGCTGGCACAGATGTCCGCGCTATCGTAGTCATCAATCCCGGTAACCCAACAGGCGCTTCTTTGAGTCCCGACGACATCAAGAGTGTCCTTGACATTGCTGCGGAGGAAAAGCTTGTGGTTATTGCCGATGAGGTATACCAAACAAACGTGTTCATTGGAGAATTCACATCATTCAAGAAGAGACTCAGGgagctgcagcaggaggTGTCCGGCAAGTACGACAATGTCGAGCTGGTTTCCCTCCACAGTGTATCTAAGGGCATGGTGGGCGAATGTGGTCATCGTGGTGGTTTCTTCGAGCTGGTCGGATTTGATCCTTTGGTTACTGCCCAGATCTACAAGTTCATCAGTATCATGCTCTGCCCTCCTGTCATTGGGCAGTGTCTGGTTGAACTTATGGTGAACCCTCCTAAGGAGGGTGAGCCCAGCCATGCGCTGTATCAGAAGGAGTACAACGGCATCCGCGACGGACTGCGCCAGCGTGCCTTTGCCCTGTACGAGGCCTTCCAGCGGATGGAGGGTGTTGAATGCCAAGAACCCCAG GGTGCTATGTACTTGTTCCCCACTATCACATTACCTCCCAAGGCCATCGAAGCTGCTGCCGCGGAGAACCGCGCTGCAGACGAATTCTACTGCCTTCGTCTCCTCGACGCCACCGGTGTTTGCGTCGTCCCAGGCTCTGGCTTCGGTCAGAAGGAGAACACGCTCCACTTCCGTACCACCTTCCTTGCACCAGGCACGGACTGGGTGGAGCGTATCGTGAAATTCCATTCCGAATTCATGGCCACATACAAATAG
- a CDS encoding pfkB family carbohydrate kinase superfamily (COG:G;~EggNog:ENOG410PNDE;~InterPro:IPR029056,IPR011611;~PFAM:PF00294) codes for MAAPSISFVSLGLVVLDEIRFSNQKPLIDVVGGSGAYATLGARLFLPSLSSRSLGWLLHIGNDFPEPIAQYLTNNWDTTLIIDKETDKPSTRGLLEYKDTTFGPKDFRYTTPILQVQTSSLKDTPLLESKAYHYLETPQNIINRVSDLLSAREHEAIPRRPLIIWEPAPPSCRAENLQPCLEAAHTVDVFSPNHLELAAFFGDPPSSSSLGKEKIESLALRFLDSGVGPDGKGTVIIRAGEHGCFVCARHLSTSWLPPFFKYGPRREHNSKVVDPTGAGNAFLGAYTIGYLNTGNIIEAACYGSVGASFALEQVGMPEIGTDISGELWNGESVLSRLQEYRMAIGGFATSTCT; via the exons ATGGCCGCACCGAGTATATCCTTCGTAAGCCTCGGCTTGGTGGTCCTCGATGAGATTCGCTTTTCTAACCAAAAACCACTAATTGATGTCGTCGGTGGCTCTGGGGCCTACG CTACGCTTGGTGCCCGTTTATTTCTTCCTAGTTTATCAAGTCGCTCTCTTGGGTGGCTGCTCCATATTGGGAATGACTTCCCTGAACCAATAGCACAATATCTTACGAACAACTGGGATACAACATTGATAATAGACAAGGAAACTGATAAGCCATCGACAAGAGGCTTACTTGAATATAAAGATACCACATTTGGAC CCAAGGACTTTAGATACACAACCCCAATCCTTCAAGTCCAGACAAGCAGCCTGAAGGACACCCCGCTCCTGGAATCAAAGGCCTACCACTATCTCGAAACACCGCAAAACATTATAAACCGAGTCTCAGACCTTCTGAGTGCTCGAGAACACGAAGCCATACCGAGGCGGCCTTTAATTATTTGGGaacctgctcctccatcctgcAGGGCAGAGAACTTGCAACCGTGCCTCGAAGCCGCACATACTGTCGATGTATTCTCTCCAAACCACCTAGAGTTAGCCGCCTTCTTCGGAGACccgccatcatcttcttctttgggtAAGGAGAAGATTGAGTCTTTAGCGCTAAGGTTCCTGGACAGTGGCGTTGGCCCGGATGGAAAGGGGACTGTGATTATCCGAGCTGGAGAGCATGGCTGTTTTGTTTGCGCACGCCATCTCTCAACTTCCTGGTTGCCTCCGTTCTTTAAATACGGTCCAAGGAGAGAGCATAACAGCAAAGTCGTTGATCCAACTGGAGCAGGGAATGCATTTCTAGGGGCGTATACGATTGGATACCTTAATACAGGAAATATTATTGAGGCAGCTTGCTATGGTTCAGTTGGAGCGTCGTTTGCGCTGGAGCAAGTTGGGATGCCTGAAATAGGGACAGATATATCTGGAGAGCTGTGGAATGGGGAGTCTGTTCTCTCGCGTTTGCAAGAGTATCGGATGGCTATTGGAGGATTTGCCACTTCAACCTGTACATGA
- a CDS encoding proteasome regulatory particle lid subunit RPN7 (BUSCO:EOG09260Y2Q;~COG:O;~EggNog:ENOG410PFGD;~InterPro:IPR019585,IPR036390,IPR035268,IPR000717;~PFAM:PF10602,PF01399;~TransMembrane:2 (i218-235o241-264i);~go_function: GO:0030234 - enzyme regulator activity [Evidence IEA]) translates to MGSDPQYIKYPDLSLAQHVFNLSNPACPQKVRQTSLKKLQDAITERKMAPFYRHLAHPVEGVLNHSGEGVPQSRSSSAGKPLSTLASRRLSQNIEFPWDEALYQSLAEDNQKELAGFQKEEDEAEEAAGETEVQAARGKRAEFWARVGDKDKAIESHETLLEKTSFLGSKIDLVLAMIRIGLFFGDTLYVKKNIERAEALIESGGDWDRRNRLKAYKGLHLLTIRAYSTAAPLLLDSLSTFTSYELCSYSSLVIYAVLAGSLALKRVDFKAKVVDAPEIRAILGSGEDRLAALTGEISSGPGAQDEDMKDASAPTAATTAINLTAFSGNAGIQADAETPIDFTPLSNLVSSLYNGNYRTFFLALAAVEDHFLTQDRYLYEHRAWFAREMRLRAYQQLLQSYRVVGLSSMASDFGVTVDFLDRDLARFIANDRISCTIDRVNGIIETNRPDDKNKQYADVVKHGDALITKLQKYGQAVRLRGSERS, encoded by the exons ATGGGGTCCGATCCTCAGTACATCAAGTACCCCGACCTCTCTCTGGCCCAACACGTCTTCAATCTTTCGAACCCGGCTTGCCCCCAAAAGGTGCGACAGACGTCGCTGAAAAAACTTCAAGATGCGATAACGGAAAGGAAAATGGCACCGTTTTACCGACATCTCGCCCACCCTGTCGAAGGTGTCTTGAACCACTCGGGCGAGGGTGTTCCCCAGTCGCGGTCATCAAGTGCCGGCAAACCGCTCAGCACCCTCGCATCGCGAAGGCTATCGCAAAATATAGAGTTTCCTTGGGATGAAGCCTTGTACCAATCACTTGCTGAAGATAACCAAAAGGAGTTGGCGGGTTTCCaaaaggaggaggatgaggcagAGGAAGCTGCCGGAGAAACAGAGGTTCAAGCCGCACGAGGGAAGCGTGCTGAATTTTGGGCACGGGTAGGAGACAAG GACAAAGCAATCGAGTCCCACGAAACCCTCCTAGAAAAGACGTCGTTCTTGGGGTCCAAGATTGACCTAGTTCTTGCCATGATCCGGatcggcctcttcttcggTGATACCCTATACGTCAAGAAAAACATTGAACGAGCGGAGGCTTTGATTGAAAGCGGTGGTGACTGGGATAGAAGAAACCGTCTGAAGGCATACAAGGGGTTGCACCTGCTCACCATCCGGGCATACAGTACTGCAGCACCACTACTGCTTGACAGCCTGTCTACGTTCACTAGCTATGAGTTATGCAGTTACTCCAGTCTTGTCATTTATGCAGTACTTGCTGGCTCGCTTGCTCTGAAACGGGTTGACTTCAAAGCCAAGGTGGTGGACGCTCCCGAGATCAGGGCTATCCTTGGCTCCGGCGAAGATCGTCTAGCTGCGTTGACTGGTGAAATCTCGTCGGGACCTGGTGCTCAAGATGAAGATATGAAGGATGCTTCTGCTCCAACGGCGGCTACTACTGCCATTAACCTGACTGCATTCAGTGGCAACGCTGGTATTCAAGCGGATGCTGAAACGCCCATCGACTTCACACCTCTCTCAAATCTGGTTAGCAGCTTATACAACGGCAATTATCGGACATTCTTTCTCGCGCTCGCTGCCGTTGAGGACCATTTCTTGACCCAAGACCGTTATCTGTACGAACACCGTGCTTGGTTTGCACGTGAGATGAGGCTCAGGGCCTATCAACAACTCCTCCAGAGTTACCGCGTGGTGGGATTGAGCAGCATGGCGAGCGATTTTGGTGTGACTGTGGACTTTTTGGATCG GGATCTTGCTCGGTTTATTGCGAATGACCGAATCTCCTGCACCATCGACCGAGTCAATGGTATCATTGAGACGAACCGGCCAGATGACAAAAACAAGCAGTACGCCGACGTAGTGAAACATGGGGATGCTTTAATCACCAAACTCCAGAAGTACGGTCAAGCTGTGCGCCTACGTGGAAGTGAACGGAGCTAG